The window CCCGTCCCGGAACCGCTGCCAGGTCATGCCCTGCATGGCCACGTCCTGCCCGGTCGCCGGAATCCCCAGGAACTCGCCCTTGTGCCGTGCGGTCCAGGTCCACCGCGTGCACACCTGGTCGCTCTGGGCCAGCTGATCGTCGATCCGGAACGTGAAGTCGAAGGCGGCACGCCACCCCGCGTACTGCTCGCGCACCCCGTCGATGCCCTGCACGGGCTGCGGATACGACGGATCGTGATCCACGTAGTCGTCCGTGAGGTGCTCGCCGATCCCCTCCGGCTCCATCCTGCCCATGGCCTTGAAGAAGGTCTGCGCGGCCAGGACGTTCAGCTGCTCGTCCCGCACGACGTCGAGATCGGTGAACGTCGGCGTCTCGTCACAGAGCGCGACCATCTCCTGGAAGATCCGATCGGTCTCGGGAAGATTGGAGTTCCGCATCGCCTCGTCGTACGACGCGAACTCCACGATCTCGATGAAGTGCGACGAGTCCGACCGGTCCTTCCCGATGATGTCGTGCGTCGCCGTCCGCTTCCCCTTGGTCTGCTCGACCCACCTGTCCATCAGCCGGTTCATCTCGTCGAAGCGGCTGGTCCTGCAGTCGATGAGCTGTACGAAGGTCATGACGTCATCGCCTCCCGGCCCCCCTGGGTGCGACCGAACAGCACCATTCTCCCCGCCGCAGGGGCGCTGTGCCTGTCGGCGTCGGCATCATGACGCCATGCGCCGGTGAGGGAGGCGGCGATCGGTGACCGCTGGGCGGGACATGAGGGCGGCCTCCGCCGGAACCGCTCGGCACAGCCGAGTTGAACGAACCGGCCGCCATCTGGCGCGGAAAACGGTCCCGCCCGGCCGGCCGCGTCGAGGATCCGGGCGATCGGCAGACGCCCCGGCCCCTCGCCTCCGGCATGTCCTCGCCCCCGCGGCGGAACCCGCTCGCGGCCGGATCCCCGCCGCCCGGGCCGCGCAGCGCATGAGCCGCCGGCAGGTCCTGCCCGCCCTGATCCGCGTCGCGCCCCGCACTGTCCCGCCGGCCGTCGGCTTCCTGCGCCGCCGCCCGGCGGACGAGCCTGCTCCTACTGCGGCCCGTACTTCTACTGCGGCCCGTACTTCCGCCCCGTCTTCGAACTGATCCCCCCGAGCAACCCCCGAGGCACCAGCTTCGTCGCGCCCATCAGCACCTTGTACCGAGGATCCGGAATGGACAGGGACTTCCCCCGCGCCAGATCCTCCAGCGCCGCAGCCGCCACCTTGTCCGCGTCCAGCCACATCCACCCCGGAATGTTGTCCGTCCCCATCCCCGCCCGCTGATGGAACTCCGTCCGCACGAACCCCGGGCACAACGCCATCAACCGCACCCCACTGCCGGCCAGATCCCGCGCCGCCCCCTGCGTGAACTGCACGACCCACGCCTTGGACGCGCCGTACGTCCCGCGCGGCACGAAGGCCGCGACCGACGCGACGTTGACGACGCCCCCGCGCCCCCGCTCCCGCATCGCCGCCGACGCCGCCGAGGTCAGCCGCAGTACCGCCTCGCAGTGCACCTTGAGCATCATCAGCTCGTCGGCCATGGAGACGTCGAGGTAGCGGCCCTTGTTGCCGAAGCCGGCGTTGTTGATCAGCAGGTCGACGGGGTTCCTGCGGTCGCCGAGGCGGGCGGCGACGGCCTCGATGCCGCTGTCCTGTGCCAGGTCGGCCGTCAGCACCTCCGCCTCGATGCCGTGCCGGTCGTGCAGTTCGGTGGCCTGCTCCCGCAGCCGCTTGGTGTCCCGGGCCACCAGGACGAGGTCATGCCCGTCGGCCGCCAGCCGCCGCGCGAACGCGGCGCCGATGCCCGCGGTCGATCCCGTAATCAATGCCGTTGTCATGGCGCAAGGTTAGTGACCCGGACTGCGCGCTTCCGCTCCTTGCTCAGCCGTTCTGGTGCCCCGAGTGACCGAGCGCCCTGCCGCCACCCGACGGCGCCTGCGCCCGCTGCCCCTTCTCCACCACCGCGAACTGACCCATCATCCCCTCGTCCTCGTGGTAGAGCAGATGGCAGTGGTACATGTACGGCGTGTCCGGATCCGCCGGTCCGGTGAAGCGCAGCGCCAGCTTCATCGTCGTCCCGTTCGGCAGGAACACCGTGTCCTTCGGCCCGCGCAGCGCCGGCGGCGGTGCTTCACCGTTCACCGCCAGCACCCGGAACTGCACGTCGTGCACATGGAAGTTGTGCGGCATGCCGTTGCTGTTGCGGACCGTCCACACCTCCGTGGTCCCGCGCGTGACCGTCTCGTCGACGCGGCCCATGTCCATCGACCGCCCGTTGATACCGGACCGCTTCAGGTCGAAGTGCCGCCCGCGCACCGCATCAGTGCCGTCGGGTGTCTCCAACTCGCCGAGTACGGGCGGTATCGCGGGCGACGGCCGGAGCTGTCCGGCTGCCCGCAGCTCCAGTACGTCGAAGGAGTCGTCGCCCCCACCGAACCGCCGATTCCAGCTGTCCCCGTAGTTGTCCTGCGGAAAGCTGCGCAGCATCACGCGCTCACCCGCCCGCATCCGTACGACGATCTCGGCTCGCTCGCCCGGCGACAGCTGGACACGGTCCATGGACTCGGGCCGCTCCAGCAGGCCTGCGTCCGTCGCTGTCAGCGAGAAGGCACGGCCGTCCGGGAATCCGAAGGAGTAGGTGCGTGCCGTCGAGGCGTTGAGCAGCCGCAGCCGTATGAGCTCGTCGCCGACCTCCCGGTAGGGACGCAGCGTGCCGTTGACCATCGTCCGGTCGCCGAGGAAGCCCACGTTCTGCATGATCTTGTGGTCGCCGTCGAGCTTCGCGCCGTCGAAACGCACGTCCTGCACGATGACGGGCAGGTCGTCGACGCCGTACCGCTTCGGCAGGGCGAGCTTCGTGGACCGCTGGTCGTCGAGGATGAACATGCCGGCCAGGCCCTTGCGCACATGCCGTTCGGTCACGCCGTGCGGGTGCGGGTGGTACCAGAGCGTCGCGGCGGGCTGGTCCACGGTCCAGTGCGGAGTCCAGGTGCCGCCGGGGGCGATCATCTGGTGCGGGCCGCCGTCCATCCGCGCGGGCAGGTGCATGCCGTGCCAGTGCACGCCGGACGCCTCGTCGAGCCCGTTCGTTATGCGTACGCGGACCTTCTCACCGCGGGCCGCGCGCAGCGTCGGGCCGAGGTAGGAGCCGTTGAAGCCCCAGGTCGGCGTCTTGCGGCCGGCCTCGAACTCCGTTTCGCCCGCGCGCATGCGCAGGTCGAAGACGCGGGTGCCGTCCTTGTCGACGGACGACTCGGCCAGGGGCGGTATCGCCAGCGCGTTGTCGAACGACGCCTTGCCGACCGTGCTGACGTCGGCGCCGGTCCACAGCCAGGCGAACAGGCCGCCGACCGCCAGCACGAGGACCGTGACGACAGAGCCGAGAACGATGAGGACGCGCTTGAAGCGAGACATGCTTCGAGCGTCCCTGTCCGCCGCCCGCCGAACATCCGGGTCGTCCCCCGAACCACCCCGAGTCAACCCCCGCCGCTCGTCCGGGGTTTCCCCCTAGGGCCTGGGCGACCGCCACCTCATCGGCTCGGCCGATCGTCGGTTGACGTACCGTCAGGCCCCGTGCTGTGACACGTACTTCCGGGCGGCGTCCAGCGACTCCGGATGCAGCGCCTCACCCGCCGCCAGCAGCCGCGGCAGCAGTGTCCGCTCCGTCGTGACCGCCCGGAACTGCAGCGCCACCGTCACGTCGTGATCCGGGCGGTGGATGATCTCCATCGGATCGCCCGCCCGGACCTCGCCCGGCTCGATCACTCGCAGATACGCGCCCGGCGCGCCCTTCGCCGTGAACCGCTTCACCCACTGCTTCTCACCCACATGGCCCTGGAAGGTGGCGCAGGGAATCCGGCCGCACGTGACCTCCAGCACCACCCCGGACCCGATCCGCCAGCGCTCGCCGATCAGCGCGCCGGACACGTCCAGGCCAAAAGTCGTGAGGTTCTCGCCGAACCCGCCGTTCGCCAGCGGCCGCCCCAGCTCGCGCTCCCAGTCGTCCAGGTCCTCGCGCGCCACCGCGTACACGGCCTGGTCGTCGCCGCCGTGGTGGCGCATGCTGCACACCTCGTCCCCGGCCACCCCGCTGGCCCCGATTCCCTTGGGCCCGGGTGCCGCCACCCGCACCGGCCCCTGCACCGGCCGCTTGTCGATCCCGGTCACGCCGTCCGGGTGATCGGTGTACGGCACGTGCTTCCTGAGGCCCAGGTTCACAGACAGAAGCTTCATGGCGGCACGGTAGGCGACCATGAGCCAAAGCGTCCATGCATTATTCGGCGCGATGTCCAAGGTTCGCTTATGCTCGACGGGTGATCGAGGCTCGTCATCTCCGTGTGCTGCGCGCCGTCGCCACCACCGGTTCCTTCTCCGCGGCGGGGCGCGAACTGGGCTGCACCCAGCCAGCCGTCAGCCAGCAGATGAAGGCCCTGGAAGCGTCCGTCGGCACGCCGCTGCTGGTCCGCAGCGGGCGTGAGATGCGGCTGACCCAGGCCGGCGCGGCGCTGGTGCGGCACGCCGCCGGGATCCTGGCGGGACTCACCGCAGCCGAGGAGGAGGTCGCCGCCATCGCCGGGCTGCGGGCCGGGCGCGTCCGCCTCGTCTCCTTCCCCAGCGGCAGCTCCACCCTCGTCCCCACCGCCCTCGCCGCCCTGCGTGCCGCGCATCCCGGCACCCGCGTCTCCCTGGAGGAGGCCGAACCGCCGCAGTCCGTCGAGCTGCTGCGCGAGGGCGACTGCGACGTGGCCCTCGCCTTCCGGTACGAGGGTGCCGCGGGCGCCCCGGAAGGCGAGTGGGACGACCTTGTCGTACGCCCGCTGCTGACGGACCGTCTCGTCGCCCTCGTACCCGAACGGCACCGGCTCGCGCGCACCGCGGCCTCGGGGTCTGTCGCCATCGGGGAACTCGCGGCCGAGCCGTGGATCGCCGGATGCCCGCGCTGCCGGGGGCAGTTGATCGAGGTGTGCGAGAGCGCGGGCTTCACGCCCCGTATCGACTTCGCCACCGACGACTACCCGGCGGTCGTCGGCCTCGTGAGCGCCGGCCTCGGCGTGGCCGTCCTGCCTCAGCTCGCCGTCGAGTCCGTACGGCCGCGAGGCGCGCGCATGGTGACGCTGGAGCCGGCGGTGCGGCGGGAGATCGTCGCCCTCACCCTTCCCGACCTCGCGCAGGTGCCGGCGGTGGCGGCGACGCTCGAACAGCTGACGCGGGCGGCTGCCCGCTAGCGAAGGCGAGGGCACCGCCTGGCGAAGGCGAGGGCACCGCGAAAAAACGAGGGCACGCGTGCGCGTGCCCTCGTTTGAAGAAACGTTCCTTCAGTTGGGGGGACCGGCCTCTCCGCTGGTCGTCGATGCCGAGACCAGCCGGTTGCGCGCCCGCCCCATGAGCTCCTCGCGTTCGTCCTCGGTCAAGCCGCCCCACACTCCGTACGGTTCGCGTACGGCCAGCGCGTGCGCCGCGCACTGCGCGCGCACCGGGCACCTCATACAGACCTCCTTGGCCGAGTTCTCACGAGCGCTCCGGGCCGCACCGCGCTCACCCTCCGGATGAAAGAAGAGCGAGCTGTCCACCCCGCGACAGGCAGCCAGCAGCTGCCAGTCCCACAGGTCCGCGTTCGGTCCGGGAAGGCGGGAGAAATCTGCCATTGCGTGACCCCTTGTAGCCGTTCTGGGCGGATACGGTGTCCACGACCGTACATCTACGATCTAAGGAGATGAAAATATGACTCATTGCGAATCTAGCCTCAGACGCCAATAAATGGGAAGAAAAAGGGCTGAATGGGGCATGGGTTGTGATGAAACATTGAGGGTCCGTCGTGCATGTCTGCCCCGTGTCCGACCCCTCACGTAGAGTGCCGAAGATGGCATACGGCCCCGTAACTCTTTCGAGTGACCGTCGTTGAGAGGGCGGAGGCGGTTGAAGGAACAAGCGCTCGGGCAGGCGTCCGAGACAGTCGACCGCACAGGTGACGATTTCGTACCAGCCTGGAGGCTCAAGGTGACGTGCATCAGCTGCGGAGGGCGGCCATGACATCCGTCCTCGTCTGCGACGACTCCCCGCTTGCCCGAGAGGCGCTTCGCCGCGCGGTCGCGACCGTGCCCGGCGTCGAGCGCGTGACGACGGCGGCCAACGGCGAGGAAGTCCTCCGCCGCTGGGGCGCCGACCGCTCGGACCTGATTCTGATGGACGTACGCATGCCCGGTCTGGGCGGCGTCGAGACCGTGCGGCGGCTGCTGTCCGCCGACCCCGGTGCGCGCATCATCATGCTCACCGTCGCCGAGGACCTGGACGGCGTGGCCCTCGCGGTCGCCGCCGGTGCCCGCGGCTATCTGCACAAGGACGCCTCGCGCGCGGAGTTGCGCGCCACCGTCACGCAGGCCCTCGCCGACCCCACCTGGCGGCTGGCCCCGCGTCGACTGCGGTCCGCCGAGATGGGCGCCGCGCCGACGCTCACCGCGCGTGAGATCCAGGTTCTGGAGGGCATGAGCCACGGCCGCTCCAACGCCGAGATCGGCCGCGAGCTGTTCCTCTCCGAGGACACCGTCAAGACGCACGCCCGACGCCTGTTCAAGAAGCTCGGCGCATCGGACCGGGCGCACGCGGTGGCGCTCGGCTTCCGGTGGGGCCTGGTCCGGTAGGTGGACCTCAGCGGGGGCACGGGGATCCCCGCCCGCCGCGTGGTGGGCGGGGCTGCTTTTCACAGCGCGGGTCGGCGCGTGTACCGCAAGGTGAGCGGTGGTGGCAAAGCGGCCTGCCGGGTGCCCGCTGCTCGTTTCGGCGCGGATGCCGCATCCTTGAGGTGTGGAGTCTCTCGGGGACGAGTCGGTCGAGCGGAAGGGGAGGGCGCAGGGGATGAGTGCCGGCGCACCTGCTCATAACGCTTCAGTGCACAACATCGGGCGTGATGCCGCGGACCGTACGGCCGCAGGGCACCATGGACCGATGCGCGACGACGAGGCGGCTTATGCCCAAGGGGCGATCGGTGCACTCGTCCACCGCGCCGTGGACGGGGACGAGCAGGCCACGCACGATCTGCTCGCGCACGTCCACCCCCTGGCCCTGCGCTACTGCCGCACCAGGCTGTCCCGCCTTCCGGGCGACGCCCGCCACTTCGTCGAGGACCTCGCCCAGGAGGTCTGCGTCGCGGTCCTCCTCGCGCTGCCGCGCTACAAGGACACCGGCCGCCCCTTCGAGGCGTTCGTCTTCGCCATCGCCGCGCACAAGGTGGCGGACCTGCAGCGGGCGGCGATGCGCCACCCCGGATCGACGGCCGTGCCGTCCGACGAGATGCCGGAGCGCCCGGACGACTCCCTGGGCCCGGAGGAGCGGGCGCTGCTGAGCAGCGACGCCGAGTGGGCCAAGAAGCTGCTGGCCAACCTGCCTGAGAACCAGCGGGAGCTGTTGCTGCTGAGGATCGCGGTGGGGTTGACCGCGGAAGAGACGGGCCAGATGTTGGGAATGTCACCCGGCGCAGTGCGGGTGGCCCAGCACAGGGCTCTGAGCAGGTTGCGCGCGCTGGCCGAGCAGTAGAGCTCCCTTGAGCGCGCCCCAAATGAACAGGCTTCTCCGCGGTTCCGTACGAACATACGAAGCCTGAAGCCGCCCGGAACCGTGGAATGAGTCAGCCATGCTTCCCGTTAGCATGGACATCCGCACCGATCAAGGCCATTTGGGGAAGGTGTCATGACTGCCAACGTCGACGGAGTGCCCGGAAAATTCGCGACACTCGGGCTGACCTACGACGACGTGCTGCTGCTGCCGGGTGCATCCGAGGTGCTCCCCAACGCGGTCGACACCTCGTCCCGCATCTCCCGCAACGTTCGGGTGAACATCCCGCTGCTCTCGGCGGCCATGGACAAGGTGACCGAGTCCCGCATGGCCATCGCGATGGCCCGCCTCGGCGGCGTCGGTGTGCTGCACCGCAACCTCTCCGTCGAGGACCAGGTCAACCAGGTCGACCTGGTGAAGCGGTCCGAGTCCGGCATGGTCACCGACCCGATCACGGTGCACCCGGAGGCGACCCTCGCCGAGGCCGACGCCCTGTGCGCCAAGTTCCGCATCAGCGGCGTCCCGGTCACCGACCCGGCCGGCAAGCTCCTCGGCATCGTCACCAACCGTGACATGGCCTTCGAGAGCGACCGCAGCCGTCAGGTGCGCGAGGTCATGACGCCCATGCCGCTGGTCACCGGCCAGGTCGGCATCTCCGGCGGCGACGCGATGGAGCTGCTGCGCCGCCACAAGATCGAGAAGCTTCCCCTGGTCGACGAGGCGGGCATCCTCAAGGGCCTCATCACGGTCAAGGACTTCGTCAAGGCGGAGAAGTACCCCAACGCCGCCAAGGACTCCGAGGGCCGACTCCTCGTCGGTGCCGCCGTCGGCGCCAGCCCCGAGGCCCTGGAGCGCGCCCAGGCGCTCGCCGAGGCCGGGGTGGACTTCCTGGTCGTCGACACCTCGCACGGCCACAACAGCAACGCCCTCAGCTGG of the Streptomyces sp. T12 genome contains:
- a CDS encoding sigma-70 family RNA polymerase sigma factor, which encodes MRDDEAAYAQGAIGALVHRAVDGDEQATHDLLAHVHPLALRYCRTRLSRLPGDARHFVEDLAQEVCVAVLLALPRYKDTGRPFEAFVFAIAAHKVADLQRAAMRHPGSTAVPSDEMPERPDDSLGPEERALLSSDAEWAKKLLANLPENQRELLLLRIAVGLTAEETGQMLGMSPGAVRVAQHRALSRLRALAEQ
- a CDS encoding SDR family oxidoreductase, coding for MTTALITGSTAGIGAAFARRLAADGHDLVLVARDTKRLREQATELHDRHGIEAEVLTADLAQDSGIEAVAARLGDRRNPVDLLINNAGFGNKGRYLDVSMADELMMLKVHCEAVLRLTSAASAAMRERGRGGVVNVASVAAFVPRGTYGASKAWVVQFTQGAARDLAGSGVRLMALCPGFVRTEFHQRAGMGTDNIPGWMWLDADKVAAAALEDLARGKSLSIPDPRYKVLMGATKLVPRGLLGGISSKTGRKYGPQ
- a CDS encoding multicopper oxidase family protein — protein: MSRFKRVLIVLGSVVTVLVLAVGGLFAWLWTGADVSTVGKASFDNALAIPPLAESSVDKDGTRVFDLRMRAGETEFEAGRKTPTWGFNGSYLGPTLRAARGEKVRVRITNGLDEASGVHWHGMHLPARMDGGPHQMIAPGGTWTPHWTVDQPAATLWYHPHPHGVTERHVRKGLAGMFILDDQRSTKLALPKRYGVDDLPVIVQDVRFDGAKLDGDHKIMQNVGFLGDRTMVNGTLRPYREVGDELIRLRLLNASTARTYSFGFPDGRAFSLTATDAGLLERPESMDRVQLSPGERAEIVVRMRAGERVMLRSFPQDNYGDSWNRRFGGGDDSFDVLELRAAGQLRPSPAIPPVLGELETPDGTDAVRGRHFDLKRSGINGRSMDMGRVDETVTRGTTEVWTVRNSNGMPHNFHVHDVQFRVLAVNGEAPPPALRGPKDTVFLPNGTTMKLALRFTGPADPDTPYMYHCHLLYHEDEGMMGQFAVVEKGQRAQAPSGGGRALGHSGHQNG
- the guaB gene encoding IMP dehydrogenase; its protein translation is MTANVDGVPGKFATLGLTYDDVLLLPGASEVLPNAVDTSSRISRNVRVNIPLLSAAMDKVTESRMAIAMARLGGVGVLHRNLSVEDQVNQVDLVKRSESGMVTDPITVHPEATLAEADALCAKFRISGVPVTDPAGKLLGIVTNRDMAFESDRSRQVREVMTPMPLVTGQVGISGGDAMELLRRHKIEKLPLVDEAGILKGLITVKDFVKAEKYPNAAKDSEGRLLVGAAVGASPEALERAQALAEAGVDFLVVDTSHGHNSNALSWMSKIKSSVGVDVIGGNVATRDGAQALIDAGVDGIKVGVGPGSICTTRVVAGIGVPQVTAIYEASLAARPAGIPLIGDGGLQYSGDIGKALAAGADTVMLGSLLAGCEESPGELLFINGKQFKSYRGMGSLGAMQSRGQGRSYSKDRYFQAEVASDDKLVPEGIEGQVPYRGPLANVLHQLVGGLRQTMGYVGAATIGEMETKGRFVRITSAGLKESHPHDIQMTVEAPNYSRK
- a CDS encoding ester cyclase; this translates as MTFVQLIDCRTSRFDEMNRLMDRWVEQTKGKRTATHDIIGKDRSDSSHFIEIVEFASYDEAMRNSNLPETDRIFQEMVALCDETPTFTDLDVVRDEQLNVLAAQTFFKAMGRMEPEGIGEHLTDDYVDHDPSYPQPVQGIDGVREQYAGWRAAFDFTFRIDDQLAQSDQVCTRWTWTARHKGEFLGIPATGQDVAMQGMTWQRFRDGKICESHWLYDRAGLLEQLGVLGQ
- a CDS encoding WhiB family transcriptional regulator — encoded protein: MADFSRLPGPNADLWDWQLLAACRGVDSSLFFHPEGERGAARSARENSAKEVCMRCPVRAQCAAHALAVREPYGVWGGLTEDEREELMGRARNRLVSASTTSGEAGPPN
- a CDS encoding LysR family transcriptional regulator; the encoded protein is MIEARHLRVLRAVATTGSFSAAGRELGCTQPAVSQQMKALEASVGTPLLVRSGREMRLTQAGAALVRHAAGILAGLTAAEEEVAAIAGLRAGRVRLVSFPSGSSTLVPTALAALRAAHPGTRVSLEEAEPPQSVELLREGDCDVALAFRYEGAAGAPEGEWDDLVVRPLLTDRLVALVPERHRLARTAASGSVAIGELAAEPWIAGCPRCRGQLIEVCESAGFTPRIDFATDDYPAVVGLVSAGLGVAVLPQLAVESVRPRGARMVTLEPAVRREIVALTLPDLAQVPAVAATLEQLTRAAAR
- a CDS encoding MOSC domain-containing protein → MKLLSVNLGLRKHVPYTDHPDGVTGIDKRPVQGPVRVAAPGPKGIGASGVAGDEVCSMRHHGGDDQAVYAVAREDLDDWERELGRPLANGGFGENLTTFGLDVSGALIGERWRIGSGVVLEVTCGRIPCATFQGHVGEKQWVKRFTAKGAPGAYLRVIEPGEVRAGDPMEIIHRPDHDVTVALQFRAVTTERTLLPRLLAAGEALHPESLDAARKYVSQHGA
- a CDS encoding response regulator transcription factor; amino-acid sequence: MTSVLVCDDSPLAREALRRAVATVPGVERVTTAANGEEVLRRWGADRSDLILMDVRMPGLGGVETVRRLLSADPGARIIMLTVAEDLDGVALAVAAGARGYLHKDASRAELRATVTQALADPTWRLAPRRLRSAEMGAAPTLTAREIQVLEGMSHGRSNAEIGRELFLSEDTVKTHARRLFKKLGASDRAHAVALGFRWGLVR